CGTGACGCACGACCAGGAGGAAGCGATGACGATGGGAGACCGCATCGTCATCCTCAACAACGGCGAACTCCAACAGGTCGGCGAACCCACGGAGGTCTACGACAATCCTGTCAACGAGTTCGTCGCCGGATTCATCGGCTCGCCGTCGATGAACTTCTTCGACGTCGACGTAACGACCCGAGGCGACAGGATCGTCCTCGGCGATCCCGACTCCGGATTCGAATTCGAACTCTCGAGCGAGTACGTCACCGATCACGCCGACGAACTCGAGGCCAACCAGTATACGCTGGGAATTCGCCCCGAGAACGTCAACGTGGTTGAGAGCGCAGCCGAGGGTGTCGTCAAGGGAACGGTCGAGGTCGTCGAACCGATCGGTTCGGACAATTACCTCTACATGGATCTCGCGGAGGATTTCATTGCCCGCGTCGATTCGTCGATTGAGCCCGATGTCGGCGAACGCGTCGCGCTGACCTTCGACGAATCCGATATTCACCTCTTCGAACCCGAGACCGGGATCGACGTGTTCGCGACCGAACGCGACAGAACAGTCGTCGCCGCCTGAGGGTGCTCGCCGCGGCGTCGCCGTATCGTACTTCTCCCGCCGTCCGTCGCGTCACGATGGCCGTTCCGTCGTGTTTTGCCGTTATCCTTCGCAAAAGCGCTGGATACTACTGGTGCCAATTTCGCGTCGAGTATCCGTCAAAGGCGGTACTCCGATGGGACGAAGAGTCCCTGGTAATAGGTCGGGAATCCTCCCCATAATATTTCCATCTGAACTAATCCGAAATATAGTCTTGCCATATCATCCACAAGCATTAAATGCATGAAGTTAAAATTCATCATTGATTCATGCGACACACTCGCAGGACAGTCATCAAGGGTATGGGTACGGCCGGTGTAACGGTCGGACTCGCTGGCTGTATCGTCAGCGACGACAGCACCGGTAACGGCAACGGGAACGGATCGGACGGCGGAAGTTCGACGCAATTGTGGCACACGCTTGCCGAAGGCGAGGCCGACCTGTTGGAGACGTACATCGCGCAATTCGAGGAAGAAACCGACCACGATATCGCTGCCGAGGAAGTCTCGGAACTCAACGAGCAGTTGAATACGTCGCTCCCGGTCGGTGAAGGCCCCGATATCTTCACCCACGCTCACGACTGGGTCGGCCCCTTCGAAGATCGCGGATGGCTCTACGACGTCAGCGACGATCTGACGATCGATATCGATGAAACGTACACGGACACCGCTCTCGAGGCGGCGACGTGGCAGGACGGCGTCTACGGGTTGCCCTACGCGGCCGAAACGGTTGGGTTGTTGTACAACCGCGATCTCGTCGACTCGCCGCCGGAGACGCTCGACGAGATGGTCGAGGTCATGGAGGACCACCACGATCCCGACGACGGCCAGTACGGCGTCGCGTATCCGCTGGCGGACCCGTACTTCGCCAGCGCGTGGATCCACGCGTTCGGCGGCTACCTCTACGACGACGAAGCGGACGAGTTGGGACACGAACTGGACGAGACGATCGAAGGGGTGGAACTGCTCGTCGATAGCTTCTGGCCGTACGCAGCCGCCGATCCGTCGTACGAATCCCAGATAGCCGTCTTCAACGACGGCAACGCGCCGTTCGTGATCGTCGGCCCGTGGGAGGTCAGCGGCTTCCGGGATTCCGGTATCGACGTCGGCATCGCTCGGTTGCCGACCGTCGACGGCGGCGATCCGTCTCCATACACCGGCGTCCAGCTGTGGTACTTCACGCAGGAACTCGAAGACGGCGAAGCGCTGGCCACCTCCCGCGAGTTCGCCGAGTGGTACACCACCACGGACAACGTCATTCTGAGC
The DNA window shown above is from Halopiger xanaduensis SH-6 and carries:
- a CDS encoding extracellular solute-binding protein translates to MRHTRRTVIKGMGTAGVTVGLAGCIVSDDSTGNGNGNGSDGGSSTQLWHTLAEGEADLLETYIAQFEEETDHDIAAEEVSELNEQLNTSLPVGEGPDIFTHAHDWVGPFEDRGWLYDVSDDLTIDIDETYTDTALEAATWQDGVYGLPYAAETVGLLYNRDLVDSPPETLDEMVEVMEDHHDPDDGQYGVAYPLADPYFASAWIHAFGGYLYDDEADELGHELDETIEGVELLVDSFWPYAAADPSYESQIAVFNDGNAPFVIVGPWEVSGFRDSGIDVGIARLPTVDGGDPSPYTGVQLWYFTQELEDGEALATSREFAEWYTTTDNVILSNADELGYIPVHADLSESDELSDEVAAFAENVSIGEVMPTSPKMERVWEPTRDALERILNGEEEARPAFEQAAEEIRAAWEENDL